The genome window GCGTCGGCTTCAGGGGTCTCCTTCAACCGCGTAGTGTTCGCCGCTGTGCAATACTCCGTGTCGGATCACAACGGAACGCAGGATCGGATTGGTGGCAAGGGCTTACCGATCGGCAGCGGGACATCTATGCGCGACTCCTTCTTTGGTTTGCACACGAAACCCACGATCCGGCCAGCAAACTTCCCTGACAAGGATGTGGGAATGAGGCTTGTGACCCTCTACTTTGAGCACGCGAATCCTCAGATCCCCATTCTGCACCGAGGGGAGTTTATGCAAATGTTCGACCAGGCGTACGCTGATCCGAGTGGGCCAAAGGGAGCTCGGGAGCTATACATGCTGAATATGGTCTTCGCAATCGGATGCGGTGTGATTGTGGGCGAGCCTGTGAAATCCGAAGGCTCGGGTGCCGGACCGCGCAACCCAGCGGATGCGAACAAGTTTGGCCAGGCACAGCCAGAGGAGTACCATGCGAGCGCCATCGTGCATCTTGAGGCTTGTCTAGGTAATAGCGGCGGTGGGTTGGAGGTGTTGCAAGCTGTGCTGCTGTTGGCCAACTTTGCGCTCCTCCGACCCGTCCCCCCCGGTCTATGGTGAGTTGTGTCCCCTCCCAGCCGAGCGTATTATGAGTAGTGATGCTGACAAGTTGACAGGTACATCATCGGCGTTGCTGTGCGCTTGGCTGTGGATCTTGGCTTGCACTACGAAGACGGAAGCGACGTAGAGCCGGCAATGCGGGATCTAATCAAGGATGAGAACGGCGAAGTCAACGAAGCGAGGAACGCCCAGTCACGCGAGAGGGGCCGACGACTTTACATCCGCGACATGAGGCGGAGGCTTTGGTGGTGCACCTACTCCTTGGATCGACTAGTGAGCACCTGCGTCGGACGACCATTCGGCATTAGCGATCAGGTCATCACGACAGAATTTCCTTCGCTCTTGGATGATCAGTACATCGCATCGACTGGATTCTTGGAGATGCCTGCCGACTCATCCGAACCGAGCTACAAGCACGTAGCTTACCATTACTTCAAGCTGCGGTTGTTGCAATCCGAGATCCTCCAAGTGCTGCAATATAACCAGACACAAGTCGTGCGGGCCTCGGGCCAGAACCTGACCAACTCGGACATGCACACTCATCTGCCGTCGCCGTTTCTCGTCAAGTTCGACTCCTTCCGCTCGTGGCGCATCGACATCGACCGCAGGTTGTACCAGTGGAAGAACTCAGCGCCGACGCGGGAAAAGACGGGTGTGGCGTTTTCGACCGAATTCCTGGAGCTCAACTACTGGCAGGCCATCATCATGCTCTACCGCCAGAGCCTGAGCGTGCCCGTCATGTTCGAGGGCGAGTACAACACCTCCACCGAAGTGAACAGCCCGACAGCGTTCCAGGCGGAGCTGCGGGAGGACGAGGACAGGATCTATCTCAAGGTCGCCGAAGCCGGGCAAAAGATTCTTCGTATCTACCGCCAGCTGCACTTGAGCGGGCTGGTCAGCTATACGTATCTGTCAACTCATCATCTTTTCATGGCTGGCATATCCTACCTCTACGCCATCTGGCACTCGCCTATTGTCAGAAGCCGACTGGTAAGTCGATTTCTCTGATTTTGAAGTCAATCGAAATAGCTCTAATCCGTAATGATACAGACAATGGACGAAGTCGACTTCACTATCCTGGCGGCCAAGTCTGTCTTCACCGACCTGATCGACAAGTGCCCACCGGCTGAGACCTGCCGCGACGCCTTTGACCGCACCGCAAAGGCCACCATCAAGATGGCCAACTCGACCGGGGGCTTCAACTCGGTCCCCCCACGCAAGATGCGTGAGAGACAATTCGAGTGGAGCTCCGCCTCAGGCGACGGGGCATCGACGTCGACTGCGAGCGTCGCacctcgccgccgccaccagcAACACCAGTCGTCGGGCCAGGGCAACTTCCAGATGGACATGGCGCTGTCCGATACCCTCTCGTCGCCAAGCCTCTCTGTTGCCGGTGACCTCCCACCACGCCATTCCCCGCGCGCAACGGACTCCAATATGATGGCCCCCAGCCAGGGCAGCCCCTCGGAAATCGACCCTTCTTTCGTGGCCTCGCCGCCAGTGCCTCGTCGTGTGGCGACTCAGCGAACCAGTAGCGGCGGATCCTTTTTgaatcagcagcagcagccgcagCAAGGGTCGTCATCGTATGGCGTAGCCGACTACCCAGACATCCAAACCATGGATTTCTTCCAGAGTTTGCAGGGTGGTAACCCCAACGGCGAGCTCGGTGGGTCCGGAGATGTGACGACGCCGCAGCTTGACCTGGGATTCGGCATCAACTGGGATAACATGCACCACGACTTCAGCGAAGGCCAGCAGATGAATATTTTCGACGGCTTCTTCTTTGGAGGACAGCAGCAGTCACAGgcgcagcaacagcaacagcaacagtcCCCGGATCAGCAGCAGGGTCCAAACGGCAACGCTAATGGGCGAAACGGGATGTGAAGAGGATGAGACAAGCCAGAAatgaaagaaagagaaaagagAAAATGGCACGACGCCGGCGGCCTCTTGGAAAGAGATTGTTCCACGATGACGCCTCCGTGCTAGAAATGCATTGCTAGCCCTTATGATGATACCAACACAAAACGAAAACGGCTGGGAAACGCCAAAAAATGGAAGGGCTGGCGTGTGTGTGTATAGGTCACGACGCCGGCGGCCTCTGGGAGAAATCCCAGTTGACGCCTCCGTGCCGGACACGCCATATCCTCTCTGTATGAGAGAGGAAGACGCCAGCCGGGCTTCATGACTTACAGTATATTATAATGTGACGAACCATGCCCGTACGAAAGATACGGACACAGCCCAAAACGGATCAGAAAAAGCAGGGATGGCAGGcaagacctttttttatttttttactatttacgaaCCGGATTGGCAAAAGGAGGGCATCAGATCTTGTTCAACTCACAACACAAAAAGGAAAACTCGGTGCGGTCAGATGTATATTGCGTGGATGGACATACTCAAAAATGAACGGCGAGAGCGGTTTCGTGTTGAGACGGAAAATGGGGGAGGGAGGCTGGTTCCGTGGGCGCAAGGAAAATCTGTTGCTTGCAGTCTGATTTGGTATACCCAGAAAAGCGAGTTGAGTGGAAGGGAAGGGGGGGTTAGATGTGAAGTAGTGAGCGTGAAGGGAGGAGAGCCGGCGAGACTCGTCAATTCTTCTACTTAGATATCCCCTTGTTGGACTGAATGAGGAAATGGATATTGGATTCgcctctctccctctctcaTCGCCAGATTGATCGTGTCGTGACATTCGAGAAAGCGTCAGTACCTCACCGAGCAACGCAAGACCAAAGTCGAATCAGAAACCTCTCACCGCCATTATACATGAACTACTTTTCAGGCAAAACCaaaaaggaaaggaaaggaaaggaagggGAATAAACTCAACCTGAACTCCACGCCACTGCCCGAAGTGGAACAACGCGCCCCTCAGAGTTCATTGGAGTAttcggtttttttttttttttttaaccaACCCGACTTACCTCGCACACAGCTTGACCTGATCTCGCCGACGTGAACGGGTGCTGCTGTGCCGGTGACGGGAAAGGGGGTTAGATCCCCTAGGTAGGTAGCTTTGGGAGTTCGAGGAAGGGGGGAAGGCGGTGGGAGGGGACGACGAGGTAAGGAGAGAGTGCAGGTGCTGGTGGGTCGTGCTATAGTCGGATGGGATGAGGCGGGTCGGAGTGGGAGCTCCCCTGGGGAGCTACTTCACTACAGCTCAGCTTTCTACATTGGCTGGACTGGCCGACGATGAATGTCGTTACTTTTACATGGGCTGATGTGCACAACAAGTACAATCAAGTCAAACTTATAGCTGCGTAGCTCAAAAGTCCAATACCCTAACACGGGTTGTGAAACGTACACGATTCCGTACCGGCAAGTCTTTACTGATGTTACAAACCCAACACCATGCCAGCTTGATTATCCATACTTCAAAGATGGCTCAACCCTCGCACAGCCAACACTAAGACTCTGCTGACACCTCATCAGCCACTCCTGCTAGGTTATCCTCAAGGTCCCCAAAAAGATAAATAGAGTATCGACTGCGTCATCCTACTCCCGCTTACTCTCCTGCCCGTTACCGTTACTGTTGGGCCGAGCCATCTGTCCAAAGAGCAAGGTGAGAGGATATCCAAAGAAGGCGCCGACAACGCACATCGCAGTTGCCAAGAGGGTCCAGGCGTGCCAGGCCCAGTACCCGAAGAAGGGAGCGATGAACTTGAGCCACTCGCCGACCTGGTAGTGATCCTCCTGGCTGACGATGAACTGGCGCTGGCGGGTGCCGACGGAGGCGTCGTCACCGTAGCCGCGAGGCAACGGGTTGCCGTTGGCGTCGATTGTGCGGGTCTCTAGGCGGAGGACAACGACGAAGTCGACGGGTGCCGAGTAGAAGGGAACGAACCATAGGCGGAAGTCTTGGCGCATCTTGACGTAGAGCAAGTTTGTTTTTTGGTCTTGGACTGTAAGGGGGTTAGCATGTCTTATCTCTCTTGTAAAAAGGCTCCCCAGTACAGCTTCTCTGCTGGGAGATAGCTGGCCAGGCATAGAACATACCAGAAGACTCAATCTCCATTTCAATATTGGGGCTCAAGATGCGGTACCAGCGGTAAATCATGAGGACCAACCAACGCGAGTTGATGGTGAAGAGGAACGGGATCTGGATGTTGCCAAAGGACGGTACATGGCAGAATGGGTGGGTGAAGGAGGCGTCCTCGGTGAAGTTGGAATAGAGGGCATTCTGCTGCTTCTCTGGGGATCCCTGGACCAGGTCCCGGATGACGGTCTTGATCTCCTTGACTATAGTCGGATGTTTGTCAGTGAGGGGGACACTTTCGATTTGTCTAGCTAATATGGGAGGCCGTGCAGAAACAAGGAAGGGAACATGGCTCAACGGCTCAAGACTGAAAAGTTCATAGCTGTTGGGTTGCAGGCTTGGGGGATGGCATCCTGGGCCGTGATCTGCAGCTGGGGTTGATACAGGTGTCGGCAGCGAGGCGTTGCCGTCTTCTCGGGAGTGTTATGTGTATGGGTGACGTCTGCGTACCTGGATGATCCATCTTACGCTCGTGTCAGCGTCAAGTCGAGAGAAaaacgtattattatttgcCGTGTGCAGCTCAAAAGTCGTAGAGTGTCTACTTCAAGCTTTTGAACGGATCGATTGGTCTTGTTGAGTTCACCGATGCTCAAGTGGAATCCGGTTCGTGATGTTTGCGTGGGAAGAGCGGGAGGTGCTGTTATCTTGTGTTTGAGAACAACACAGACGTTCGAGTTTTGGGTGGGAAAGGATCAACGTCACAGGGAAACGCACAGAGACGATGAAAAGGGGAGGGAAATGTCAAACGTTAAAAGGGAGGGAGAGGGCGCCTGAGCTAGGTACTCGGAGCTATATGTCGGCCGCGGGAAGGATGGAGATGGGAGCTATGATGTCTCACAAGCCAAACGCCTAGAGCTCCTAGAGGTGAGGTGGTGAGAGAGGTACCTTGGGTACAGTACCTGGCGTCAAAGGTGGCAGAATCGGAATTGGAGAGCAAGTCTGGTCCGCAATTGCCGGATTAGGAACGTGCCTGTGCCCGATCGTTTGATTTGTCTCGTGAAGAATTGGATACCTATCTCGTACCTGAGGTGTGGGAAGTTGTGGCGCTCTTACCCACGTCCGGGAAGCCGAAGCTCGCAGGGTGATGTCATTCTGAAACTATTTGGGAGCATGGCGTACCCTCCACACAAGTCCGGGGAAAGCATGTGAAATGCGGCTCCTGCTGCCGTCATTGGCCAATCCCATGGACAGCACTTACCAGTgcattatttacttactgtAGTACCCTAGCTTGACTTGACGGGGAAGAGCTTACAAGCAAGGTACCTGGCATCCACCTAGCTAGGTATTGCTCAGATCATCGTCGATCTTTAGTACTTACACCTTGCAGTACCTTACCCTGGCTGCAGGTTCCCAAGAACGACGATGCTACGGCTGCAAGCAACCGGCAATCACTCTTAGGTCCGATATTTCAGTGATCAGTAAACTGACGGCTTCGGCCTTAGCATTTCGTCAATGGCTTCAGTAAGTAGGAGCAATCAGATGAAATGGAAAGAATAAGTAGTCCAGATTATATATCCGTGCCTTGGTATCAATCGCC of Colletotrichum lupini chromosome 8, complete sequence contains these proteins:
- a CDS encoding fungal specific transcription factor gives rise to the protein MPAHSPPSPTLKPTKRPRQGSYDVDVSPPPSAGIDQSPSAAEQNDPMANAGAALTSAEKNGGGGGGKAGRSSNFRNVSACNRCRLRKNRCDQKLPSCASCAKAGVACVGYDPITKKEIPRSYVFYLETRVEQLEALLANQNIPFPPAENLELCSRPGAEIARSTTEVAPSARSESNDGPGPAKNNIHRPDLEKAKKAESGGTGMLDIVSPSKPRSLASASGVSFNRVVFAAVQYSVSDHNGTQDRIGGKGLPIGSGTSMRDSFFGLHTKPTIRPANFPDKDVGMRLVTLYFEHANPQIPILHRGEFMQMFDQAYADPSGPKGARELYMLNMVFAIGCGVIVGEPVKSEGSGAGPRNPADANKFGQAQPEEYHASAIVHLEACLGNSGGGLEVLQAVLLLANFALLRPVPPGLWYIIGVAVRLAVDLGLHYEDGSDVEPAMRDLIKDENGEVNEARNAQSRERGRRLYIRDMRRRLWWCTYSLDRLVSTCVGRPFGISDQVITTEFPSLLDDQYIASTGFLEMPADSSEPSYKHVAYHYFKLRLLQSEILQVLQYNQTQVVRASGQNLTNSDMHTHLPSPFLVKFDSFRSWRIDIDRRLYQWKNSAPTREKTGVAFSTEFLELNYWQAIIMLYRQSLSVPVMFEGEYNTSTEVNSPTAFQAELREDEDRIYLKVAEAGQKILRIYRQLHLSGLVSYTYLSTHHLFMAGISYLYAIWHSPIVRSRLTMDEVDFTILAAKSVFTDLIDKCPPAETCRDAFDRTAKATIKMANSTGGFNSVPPRKMRERQFEWSSASGDGASTSTASVAPRRRHQQHQSSGQGNFQMDMALSDTLSSPSLSVAGDLPPRHSPRATDSNMMAPSQGSPSEIDPSFVASPPVPRRVATQRTSSGGSFLNQQQQPQQGSSSYGVADYPDIQTMDFFQSLQGGNPNGELGGSGDVTTPQLDLGFGINWDNMHHDFSEGQQMNIFDGFFFGGQQQSQAQQQQQQQSPDQQQGPNGNANGRNGM